A window of Malania oleifera isolate guangnan ecotype guangnan chromosome 5, ASM2987363v1, whole genome shotgun sequence contains these coding sequences:
- the LOC131156009 gene encoding probable sodium/metabolite cotransporter BASS3, chloroplastic produces the protein MAAITLPSLFLPRRPTKSALSLSNSPSPLLHSLSPLPLPHPTSPSSLVLPHAKPVSCSTSTPFFRPIGAHSANGDVSFSLCGGVARGASQFMKTDSSQALSALLPFVVAATAAAALVQPSTFTWVSKELYAPALGGIMLSVGIRLSFRDFALAFQRPLPLSVGFIAQYVMKPVLGVLIARALGMHRMFSAGFILMSCVSMAQLSTYASFLGKGDVALSILLASATTVASVIVTPLLTGLLIGSVVPVDPVAMSKSILQVVFVPVTLGAVLNTCAKPVVAVLQPVMPFVAMVCTSLCIGSPLAINRSQILSAEGLQLVLPVLAFHSMALTIGYWVSKIPILRFEEEVCRTISLCTGMQSSTLAGLLATQFLGSSQAVPPACSVVAMAIMGLSLASFWGSGSRIRDLPRQLISD, from the exons ATGGCCGCCATCACACTCCCCTCTCTTTTCCTTCCCCGCAGACCCACGAAATCtgccctctctctctccaactctccCTCGCCccttcttcactctctctctcccctccccCTCCCCCACCCCACCTCTCCTTCTTCTCTCGTTCTCCCCCACGCTAAGCCAGTCTCCTGCTCGACTTCGACGCCCTTCTTCCGTCCAATCGGAGCCCACAGCGCAAATGGCGACGTTTCGTTCAGCCTTTGCGGGGGAGTCGCTAGGGGCGCGTCTCAGTTTATGAAGACGGATTCTTCGCAAGCTCTATCGGCATTGCTTCCGTTCGTTGTAGCTGCTACTGCCGCTGCTGCTCTCGTGCAGCCATCGACTTTCACTTG GGTATCAAAGGAATTATATGCGCCTGCTCTTGGTGGGATAATGTTGTCAGTCGGAATTAGGTTGTCATTCCGTGATTTTGCCCTTGCATTTCAAAG ACCTTTACCGCTCTCTGTTGGATTCATTGCACAGTATGTAATGAAACCAGTCCTTGGAGTTTTGATTGCAAGGGCATTGGGAATGCATAGGATGTTCAGTGCTGGTTTCATCCTCATGTCTTGTGTTTCAATGGCTCAGCTATCCACTTATGCCAGTTTTTTAGGCAAGGGGGATGTGGCTCTGAGCATTCTTCTTGCCAGTGCAACTACCGTAGCTTCCGTGATTGTTACTCCTCTTTTGACAGGGCTTCTTATTGGTTCTGTTGTTCCAGTTGACCCAGTTGCCATGTCAAAATCAATTTTGCAG GTTGTTTTTGTTCCAGTCACTCTTGGTGCAGTGCTCAATACTTGCGCAAAACCAGTTGTGGCTGTTCTTCAACCTGTGATGCCATTTGTTGCTATGGTTTGTACTTCACTTTGTATTGGCAGTCCTCTTGCAATAAACCGGAGTCAAATTCTCTCTGCAGAGGGTCTCCAATTGGTTCTTCCAGTTTTGGCATTTCATTCAATGGCATTAACCATTGGATATTGGGTATCAAAAATTCCTATTTTGAG GTTTGAGGAAGAAGTTTGCAGGACAATTTCACTGTGCACAGGAATGCAGAGCTCCACCCTTGCTGGGCTTCTTGCGACTCAATTCCTTGGTAGCAGCCAGGCTGTTCCGCCAGCTTGCTCAGTAGTTGCAATGGCTATTATGGGGCTTTCTCTTGCCTCTTTTTGGGGCAGTGGCTCTCGAATCAGAGATCTACCGCGGCAACTCATCTCAGACTAG